The following are from one region of the Sandaracinus amylolyticus genome:
- a CDS encoding serine aminopeptidase domain-containing protein produces MPAPTLDSISNVRPGARDESTARSYAITLSAPDGAPIAADLVMPLEEPRGALLVAPAMGVKRRYYAGFAKHLASHHGLASITIDYRGIGGSRATPLHATRAALTDWGELDLAAGTDEVARRFGGLPTHYVGHSVGGQLMGFVPDAPFERALFVGSQSGYWGHWDGMHRAGMAMLWHAVIPASLATLGYLPGKALGGGEDVPGGVARQWATWGRDPEYLGVSARERDGAWFSLWRGRLRAYAISDDGYAPERAVRALVGMYRNAESEVRVIRPRELGVREIGHFGFFRSRFAASLWEDAGRYLADGV; encoded by the coding sequence GTGCCGGCGCCTACCCTCGATTCGATCTCGAACGTTCGTCCCGGCGCGCGCGACGAGAGCACCGCGCGCAGCTACGCGATCACGCTGAGCGCGCCCGACGGCGCACCGATCGCGGCCGATCTCGTGATGCCGCTCGAAGAGCCGCGCGGCGCGCTGCTCGTCGCGCCCGCGATGGGCGTGAAGCGCCGCTACTACGCCGGGTTCGCGAAGCACCTCGCGTCGCACCACGGCCTCGCGTCGATCACCATCGACTACCGCGGCATCGGCGGCTCGCGCGCGACGCCGCTGCACGCGACGCGCGCCGCGCTGACCGACTGGGGCGAGCTCGATCTCGCGGCGGGCACCGACGAGGTCGCGCGTCGCTTCGGCGGGCTGCCCACGCACTACGTCGGTCACAGCGTCGGCGGTCAGCTCATGGGCTTCGTGCCCGACGCGCCGTTCGAGCGCGCGCTCTTCGTCGGCAGCCAGAGCGGCTACTGGGGCCACTGGGACGGCATGCACCGCGCGGGCATGGCGATGCTCTGGCACGCGGTGATCCCCGCGAGCCTCGCCACGCTCGGGTACCTTCCGGGCAAGGCGCTGGGCGGTGGCGAGGACGTGCCCGGCGGCGTCGCACGGCAGTGGGCGACGTGGGGTCGCGATCCCGAGTACCTCGGGGTGAGCGCGCGCGAGCGCGACGGCGCGTGGTTCTCGCTGTGGCGTGGACGGCTGCGCGCGTATGCGATCAGCGACGACGGCTATGCGCCCGAGCGCGCGGTGCGGGCGCTGGTCGGCATGTACCGCAACGCCGAGAGCGAGGTACGGGTGATCCGTCCGCGCGAGCTCGGCGTGCGCGAGATCGGGCACTTCGGGTTCTTCCGATCGCGCTTCGCTGCGAGCCTCTGGGAGGACGCCGGGCGGTATCTCGCCGACGGCGTCTGA
- a CDS encoding formylglycine-generating enzyme family protein, which yields MSDGSAAVRASTSLACLVCVAIAGCGPSRSAARADPETPRSPRGPAPVGMVAIPGGRVHVGSDEGLALEAPVFVADVAPFWLDAEEVSVARFARFVAETRHVTDAERHGDGSVFDLAHGTWHLASGASWRAPLGPSAPRASPDHPVTQVSWNDADAFCRWTGARLPTEIEWEHAARRASLELRARDGAWRANVWQGPFPARNVLEDGFALHAPIGSFGRDALGLTDLLGNVWEWTSSWLVPYPLHDDDDFAPGPGSQRVLRGGSFLCAEDACHGHRVSARMGATPESALEHVGFRCARDEE from the coding sequence GTGAGCGATGGGAGCGCTGCTGTTCGCGCGAGCACGAGCCTCGCGTGCCTCGTGTGCGTCGCGATCGCGGGGTGCGGTCCCTCGCGCAGCGCCGCGCGCGCGGATCCCGAGACGCCGCGGTCGCCGCGCGGTCCGGCGCCGGTCGGGATGGTCGCGATCCCCGGGGGGCGCGTGCACGTGGGCAGCGACGAGGGGCTCGCGCTCGAGGCGCCGGTCTTCGTCGCGGACGTCGCGCCCTTCTGGCTCGATGCCGAGGAGGTGAGCGTCGCGCGCTTCGCGCGCTTCGTCGCCGAGACCCGACACGTGACCGACGCCGAGCGCCACGGCGACGGCAGCGTCTTCGATCTCGCGCACGGCACGTGGCACCTCGCGTCCGGCGCGAGCTGGCGCGCGCCGCTCGGTCCCTCCGCGCCCCGAGCATCGCCCGATCATCCGGTCACCCAGGTCTCGTGGAACGACGCCGACGCGTTCTGTCGCTGGACCGGTGCGCGCCTCCCGACCGAGATCGAGTGGGAGCACGCCGCGCGTCGCGCCTCGCTCGAGCTGCGCGCGCGCGACGGCGCGTGGCGCGCGAACGTGTGGCAGGGCCCGTTTCCCGCGCGCAACGTTCTCGAGGACGGTTTCGCGCTGCACGCGCCGATCGGCTCGTTCGGACGCGACGCGCTCGGGCTCACCGATCTGCTCGGCAACGTGTGGGAGTGGACCTCGAGCTGGCTCGTGCCCTACCCGCTCCACGACGACGACGATTTCGCGCCGGGCCCGGGCTCGCAGCGCGTGCTGCGCGGAGGCTCGTTCCTCTGCGCCGAGGACGCGTGCCACGGCCATCGCGTCTCGGCGCGCATGGGCGCGACGCCCGAGAGCGCGCTCGAGCACGTCGGATTCCGCTGCGCGCGCGACGAGGAGTGA
- a CDS encoding LysR family transcriptional regulator: MHETNLAAIDLNLLVALDALLEERSVTRAARRLGLSQPATSHALARLRELASDPLLVRSGAALVPTPRAEALGPAVRAILADIRRTLAGERFDPTTTRRAFTIGTADYGELVLLPSLLRVLAREAPGIDIVVRPVPEDSGEALASGKLDLVIVASSSSGVAPSLEQRRLFDDGFSCLVRADHPVLDEPWTVDRFAEMGHVFIAPHGTRGGVVDDALARIGRNRRVVVMVPSFLGAPAIVSESDLVVTLPSRLAARIADAFALEVIEPPLPLPRFTLVAVWHERSHRDPAHAWMRNAIAAAARELSPPRAPTAPRGRARRRGATTRA; the protein is encoded by the coding sequence ATGCACGAGACGAATCTCGCGGCGATCGACCTGAACCTGCTGGTCGCGCTCGACGCCCTGCTCGAGGAGCGCAGCGTCACGCGTGCGGCGCGTCGCCTCGGGCTGAGCCAACCCGCCACGAGCCATGCGCTCGCGAGGCTGCGCGAGCTCGCGAGCGATCCGCTGCTCGTGCGCAGCGGCGCGGCGCTCGTGCCCACGCCTCGCGCCGAGGCGCTCGGGCCCGCGGTGCGCGCGATCCTCGCCGACATCCGGCGCACGCTGGCGGGCGAGCGCTTCGATCCCACGACCACGCGCCGCGCGTTCACCATCGGCACCGCGGACTACGGCGAGCTCGTCCTCTTGCCCTCGCTCCTCCGCGTGCTCGCGCGCGAGGCGCCCGGGATCGACATCGTGGTGCGACCGGTGCCCGAGGACTCCGGCGAGGCGCTCGCGTCGGGGAAGCTCGACCTCGTGATCGTCGCGAGCTCGAGCTCGGGCGTGGCTCCCTCGCTCGAGCAGAGGCGCCTCTTCGACGACGGGTTCTCGTGCCTCGTGCGCGCCGATCACCCGGTGCTCGACGAGCCCTGGACGGTCGATCGCTTCGCCGAGATGGGCCACGTGTTCATCGCGCCGCACGGCACACGCGGAGGCGTCGTCGACGACGCGCTCGCGCGCATCGGGCGCAACCGGCGCGTGGTGGTGATGGTGCCGAGCTTCCTCGGCGCGCCGGCGATCGTCTCGGAGAGCGACCTCGTGGTGACGCTCCCCTCGCGGCTCGCCGCGCGCATCGCCGATGCGTTCGCGCTCGAGGTGATCGAGCCGCCGCTGCCGCTGCCTCGCTTCACGCTCGTGGCGGTGTGGCACGAGCGCTCGCACCGCGATCCCGCGCATGCATGGATGCGCAACGCGATCGCCGCCGCCGCGCGCGAGCTCTCGCCGCCGCGAGCGCCCACAGCACCGCGAGGGCGGGCACGACGCCGCGGTGCGACGACGCGCGCATGA
- a CDS encoding serine/threonine-protein kinase: protein MAVVVPLFREEQSGEITRPPREERRSLGRYRLRFELAQGGMATVYLAHTRGPMGVGKVVAIKVIHPHLAREQEFVEMFLDEARLAATINHPNVCGVIDFGEADGTYYMAMEYLQGEPLARIHRALKRDEQAPLEALPLFAARLVADAAEGLHAAHELVDVTGRPLGVIHRDVSPSNVFVTYDGAVRVVDFGIARAENRIHHTATGTVKGKFAYMAPEQMRGQSVDRRADVWALGVLLWETIALRRLFRRGSDPETVFAVAQDPVPRLTDVRPGTPAMLDRIVQRALSREVDERYPTARAMAQELEQFIAKHGGPFGIADASSWMHALFAKAMTRKTQLVQLTAQTDAPVPAAPLHDELDQESASLRVLSVPEMTAVDLTPRGAQSRARPIAAGAIAALALGLALIAFTTLGEERASPESGLAPSAPAEPPRIEAPAPEIVVAPPAPTPTVPPETPAAPEPPAPRASHARLARIATSVSAPAGPPGRVAVVTIGAWADVYFRGARLGQTPGTFSLPPGRHTLELRPLGSGSRRVPVVVRSGETARIRVELSGD, encoded by the coding sequence ATGGCGGTCGTCGTCCCGCTCTTTCGAGAGGAGCAGTCCGGAGAGATCACCCGTCCGCCGCGCGAGGAGCGCCGATCGCTGGGTCGATATCGACTCCGCTTCGAGCTCGCGCAGGGCGGGATGGCGACCGTCTATCTCGCGCACACCCGCGGACCGATGGGCGTCGGCAAGGTCGTCGCGATCAAGGTCATCCACCCGCACCTCGCGCGCGAGCAGGAGTTCGTCGAGATGTTCCTCGACGAGGCGCGCCTCGCGGCGACGATCAACCACCCCAACGTCTGCGGCGTGATCGACTTCGGCGAAGCCGACGGGACGTACTACATGGCGATGGAGTACCTGCAGGGCGAGCCGCTCGCGCGGATCCATCGCGCCCTGAAGCGAGACGAGCAGGCGCCGCTCGAGGCACTGCCGCTCTTCGCCGCACGTCTGGTCGCCGACGCCGCGGAGGGGCTGCACGCGGCGCACGAGCTCGTCGACGTGACCGGGAGACCGCTCGGCGTGATCCACCGCGACGTGTCCCCCTCGAACGTGTTCGTCACCTACGACGGCGCGGTGCGGGTGGTCGATTTCGGGATCGCACGCGCGGAGAATCGAATCCATCACACCGCGACCGGCACCGTGAAAGGCAAGTTCGCCTACATGGCGCCGGAGCAGATGCGCGGGCAGTCGGTCGATCGTCGCGCCGACGTCTGGGCCCTCGGCGTGCTGCTGTGGGAGACGATCGCGCTGCGCCGCCTCTTCCGACGCGGATCGGATCCCGAGACGGTGTTCGCCGTCGCACAGGACCCGGTGCCGCGGCTCACCGACGTGCGCCCCGGGACCCCGGCGATGCTCGATCGCATCGTGCAGCGCGCGCTCTCGCGCGAGGTGGACGAGCGCTATCCGACGGCGCGCGCGATGGCGCAGGAGCTCGAGCAATTCATCGCGAAGCACGGCGGGCCCTTCGGGATCGCCGACGCGTCGTCGTGGATGCACGCGCTCTTCGCGAAGGCGATGACGCGCAAGACGCAGCTGGTGCAGCTCACGGCGCAGACCGACGCGCCGGTGCCCGCGGCGCCGCTGCACGACGAGCTCGATCAGGAGAGCGCATCGCTGCGCGTGCTCTCGGTGCCGGAGATGACCGCGGTCGATCTCACCCCGCGAGGCGCTCAGTCGAGGGCGCGTCCCATCGCGGCGGGGGCGATCGCGGCGCTCGCGCTCGGGCTGGCGCTGATCGCGTTCACCACGCTGGGTGAGGAGCGTGCCAGTCCGGAATCCGGACTGGCACCCTCGGCGCCGGCCGAGCCGCCACGAATCGAGGCACCGGCGCCGGAGATCGTGGTGGCGCCGCCCGCGCCGACTCCCACCGTCCCGCCCGAGACGCCTGCCGCGCCCGAGCCTCCGGCGCCGCGCGCGTCACACGCCCGTCTCGCCCGCATCGCGACCTCGGTGAGCGCGCCCGCGGGCCCGCCGGGCCGGGTCGCCGTCGTGACGATCGGGGCGTGGGCGGACGTGTACTTCCGTGGCGCGCGCCTCGGGCAGACGCCGGGGACGTTCTCGCTGCCTCCCGGCCGCCACACGCTCGAGCTGAGGCCGCTCGGCAGCGGCAGCCGGCGCGTGCCGGTCGTGGTGCGCTCGGGCGAGACGGCGCGCATTCGAGTGGAGCTCTCCGGCGATTGA